In the genome of Arachis stenosperma cultivar V10309 chromosome 2, arast.V10309.gnm1.PFL2, whole genome shotgun sequence, the window CAAACTTTTGATCAATTGAGTCAAAACTGCTTTGTCTTTagtgcaaaatttttttttttttggcattgGACTTTCTTGTTTGTGCCAACCATATTTCAGCTGAGGTAATGTGTTAATGAAAATTTAACAtgtcaaattaataatataaatatggaaagaatatgaaaataaaaatgatactATAATAGTGTGATCATCATTTTATAGTTTGCATTGAAGTTTGAAAAAACAAATTGTTTACCTACTCTTAAAAATGTTGACGCCTCTTATTTTTTGCTAGCATTGGTCTTTGGTCAATAATACAACTATACTCTtatcaattatatattttatatttaatttattatttatatataaaaaatcagttattaaatcagtcatttaaataaaatatatattaaaatataaaatatatattaaaataaattaaataatatttatatttatatataaatacatgataattaatttttttataaatataaatttttattttacattttaatatgtattttatataattaatttagtaaccgattttttacattaaaataATCATATGTGATGAAAGGTCGTTTTTGGAATGGAATGCAGGGTTAATTATCTTTTTATGTTCCTTCGTTTTCTTTGCTCATGCAATTCAGCAACATAGAAAATACTCAAAATAGTATAACGTGATATCATCAAGAGATACCAACTGGCCACATTGATTAATTGGCAACTCCTTCACTCAAAAATTAAAACGGTCCTGAATAGTCAAAAGTCAAAACCTACTTGTCCATTGTTggttgaaaaaaataaattgttacATTTATCAATGCTGACTTTTCACGGTGTAACTAATTAAAGAACAATATTAgcgaattaaattttttttattaaaaatattagttaattttttaaaaattattttaaattttgtattctaaataaaaaaatcttttaattttaaactttaaattatagattataaattttagaaaaattaaaattaaaaaaattgactaaaatttaatcactaaaaaaaaaaattaaaaattcgtTCTGTATTTTTTCTTAATCAAATAGTATggttattattataataaaaatgttGCATGAGTAGTTATAAAAATAACAAAGTACATCCATCCATCGTCCATGGTAAAATCTCACTTATAAAAGCAACAAAATAGGTCCATATCAAATCTCACTTCATCTCAAGCATAGTTTCATTCATTATTTCTCTTATTTACATTTCCATAATCATGTCAATCATAAACATTCATGCTGCACTTGTTTGTCCACCAGGCTTGGGTCACATCATCCCTTTTCTTGAACTTGCCAAAAAACTAGTGTCACACAAGAAAATTACCAAACTTACTATGTTCCTATCTTCAACCAAGAACAACTCTTGTAAGCCTCAAATAGCAACAAATATtattcaatcattaatgaagCCTGACCTCTTTAACATCATTCATGTCATTCATCTCCCACCTATTCATGTTCCTACTAATACAAACACAGGAACAAAGCTAGCCATCATAATGAGAGAATTAATCCCACATCTTTGTCATGAAATCTCCACCATGACATCACCAAAACCAACCATTCTCATCACAGACCTATTTGGATCACTAGTGATGCCCATTGCTGAAAAATTCAACATGTCAAAGTTTGTTTTTTTCAGTTCTAGTGCTTGGAATGTTGCACTTGCACTTCACACCCCAACATTAGATGAAGTAGTGGAAGGTGAGTACAGAGATCAAAAGGAGTGTATCCAAATTCCTGGTTGCAACCCCATTAGCCCTTGTGATTTGTTCACTCCAATGCTGGATAGGAATGATCAATTGTATCATGAATATCTCCAAATTTGTGAGCAGATAAGAAAGGTTGATGGGATTTTTGTGAACACTTTTCATGAGCTAGAGGCTAAGACAATTGCAgcactaagaagtggaaaaatatCTAAGATACCAGTTTATCCAATTGGGCCAttgattagggaagctaagaaGCAAAATTGTGATGATGAAAATAGAAATTATGTTATTGATTGGTTAGACAAGCAAGAAGAAGAGTCAGTGATATATGTATCATTTGGTAGTGGATACACAATGTCACATGAACAAGTCAAAGAGCTGGCTTTGGGTTTGGAGCTAAGTGGGAAGAAATTTGTTTGGTCTTTAACATCACCATCTACAAAAGCTGGGGATGATCATTATCTCACGGCAGGCGAGGATGTCGAATCGAATGGCGTCCCTAAATCTCAAGCA includes:
- the LOC130963401 gene encoding anthocyanidin 3-O-glucosyltransferase 5-like, which codes for MTSPKPTILITDLFGSLVMPIAEKFNMSKFVFFSSSAWNVALALHTPTLDEVVEGEYRDQKECIQIPGCNPISPCDLFTPMLDRNDQLYHEYLQICEQIRKVDGIFVNTFHELEAKTIAALRSGKISKIPVYPIGPLIREAKKQNCDDENRNYVIDWLDKQEEESVIYVSFGSGYTMSHEQVKELALGLELSGKKFVWSLTSPSTKAGDDHYLTAGEDVESNGVPKSQASISVFPDEFYRMEGKGLMVMDWAPQLEILKHSSTGGFLSHCGWNSILESVSCGVPIVAWPLFADQMMNAEIIAKDIGIGVRLNVTQSANVVGSEEIAKTICKIMDKEDIEGCAMRKRVKELKHIAEKAWSQDGPSFCEMSQMTNAFVRISQSVRHMGCDQ